From a single Fusobacterium pseudoperiodonticum genomic region:
- a CDS encoding ATP-binding cassette domain-containing protein, giving the protein MIEVENLSFSYQNNKVLKNVSFSIEKGEYLCIIGKNGSGKSTLAKLLAALIFQQEGTIKISGYDTKNQKDLLNIRKIVGIIFQNPEEQIISTTVFDEVIFALENLAIPRENIKEIAEKALKNLNLLEYKDRLTYQLSGGEKQRLAIASILAMGTEILIFDEATSMLDPVGKKEVLRIMKELNSQGKTIIHITHDRDDILEASKVMLLSEGEIKYLGSPYKVFDDDIAFLLKIKNILEKHNIKVEDENINMEDLVKIVYENIY; this is encoded by the coding sequence ATGATAGAAGTAGAAAATCTTAGTTTTTCTTATCAAAATAATAAGGTCTTAAAAAATGTTTCTTTTTCTATAGAAAAAGGAGAATATCTTTGTATTATTGGAAAAAATGGCTCAGGAAAATCTACACTTGCCAAGTTACTTGCTGCCCTTATTTTTCAACAAGAAGGAACTATAAAAATTTCTGGCTATGACACTAAAAATCAAAAAGATTTACTGAATATTAGAAAAATAGTTGGGATAATTTTTCAAAATCCTGAAGAACAAATTATCTCAACTACTGTTTTCGATGAAGTTATCTTTGCCTTAGAAAATCTTGCTATTCCTAGAGAGAATATAAAAGAAATAGCTGAAAAAGCTTTAAAAAATCTTAATCTACTAGAATACAAAGATAGGCTTACTTATCAGTTATCAGGTGGTGAAAAGCAAAGACTTGCTATTGCAAGTATCTTAGCTATGGGAACTGAAATTCTAATTTTTGATGAGGCAACTTCCATGCTTGATCCTGTTGGAAAAAAAGAAGTTTTAAGAATTATGAAAGAATTAAATTCTCAGGGAAAAACTATTATTCATATCACCCATGATAGAGATGACATATTAGAAGCCTCTAAAGTGATGCTTTTATCAGAAGGTGAAATAAAATATTTAGGAAGTCCTTACAAAGTTTTTGATGATGACATAGCTTTTCTTCTAAAAATAAAAAATATCTTGGAAAAACATAATATAAAAGTAGAAGATGAAAATATTAATATGGAAGATTTGGTGAAAATAGTCTATGAAAATATCTATTAA
- a CDS encoding ATP-binding cassette domain-containing protein translates to MKISIKNLSYSYSGFNDERNAIKDVSLEINSNKRIAIVGHTGSGKSTLLKLIKGLLKNQTGEISIDGKIEDIGYIFQYPEHQIFETTIFKDVAFGLKKLKLSEKDLTERVEKSLQLVGLDKDYLHRSTLNLSGGEKRKVALAGVFIMENQLLLLDEATVGLDPESKNELFKILLNWQKENNSGFIFSSHDMNDVLNYAEEVIVMSEGKVLYHTKPSELFEKYSDSLESLGLVLPKSIDFLNRLNKNLKNPLKFENEIKEEDILKVIEERLINKG, encoded by the coding sequence ATGAAAATATCTATTAAAAATCTTAGTTATAGTTATTCTGGTTTCAATGATGAAAGAAATGCCATAAAAGATGTTTCATTAGAAATAAATTCAAATAAAAGAATAGCTATTGTTGGACATACAGGTTCAGGAAAGTCTACACTTTTGAAATTGATAAAAGGACTTTTAAAAAATCAAACAGGTGAAATAAGTATCGATGGAAAAATTGAAGATATTGGCTATATTTTTCAATATCCTGAACATCAAATTTTTGAAACTACAATTTTCAAAGATGTTGCCTTTGGTTTAAAAAAATTAAAACTAAGTGAAAAAGATCTTACTGAAAGAGTTGAAAAGTCTTTACAACTTGTGGGTTTAGATAAAGACTATCTTCATCGTTCAACTCTAAACTTAAGTGGTGGTGAAAAAAGAAAGGTGGCTTTGGCTGGAGTTTTCATTATGGAAAATCAGCTATTACTTTTAGATGAGGCTACAGTAGGTTTAGATCCTGAATCAAAGAATGAACTTTTTAAAATTCTTTTAAATTGGCAAAAAGAAAATAATAGTGGTTTTATTTTTTCTAGTCATGATATGAATGATGTTTTGAATTATGCTGAGGAAGTTATTGTTATGAGTGAAGGAAAAGTTCTATATCATACAAAACCTTCTGAACTATTTGAAAAATATAGTGATTCTTTAGAAAGTTTAGGATTAGTTCTTCCAAAATCCATAGATTTTTTAAATAGACTAAATAAAAATTTAAAAAATCCCTTAAAGTTTGAAAACGAAATAAAAGAAGAAGATATTTTAAAAGTTATTGAAGAAAGATTAATAAATAAAGGATAA
- a CDS encoding energy-coupling factor transporter transmembrane component T family protein: MNIILGEYINRDSVLHHLDPRTKLIGSFSLILSFLFANNLSIYLIYSVLALILIFLSKIPLTAFLKSLKYLSYILIFSAFFHIFSKQEGELLFKVWKYSVYDSGVFSAVKMIGRIILLLIFSSLLTLTTKPLDIALALETLLSPLKKIGLPIQDFSIMLSITLRFIPTILQEFNTIKMAQQARGGNFETRNPFKKLSQYSLILLPLLISVIKKVDNLTLAMEARAFHCGLERTNFHRLKFQKIDYLAFIILFSIIIFLFFYQ; the protein is encoded by the coding sequence ATGAATATAATATTAGGAGAGTATATAAATAGAGACAGTGTGTTACATCACTTAGATCCAAGAACTAAATTAATTGGTTCTTTTTCTCTTATACTCTCTTTTTTATTTGCTAACAATCTATCTATTTATCTTATTTATAGTGTTTTAGCTCTTATTCTTATCTTTCTTTCAAAAATTCCTTTAACAGCATTTTTAAAGAGTTTAAAATATCTGAGTTATATTTTAATTTTTTCTGCTTTTTTTCATATTTTTTCTAAACAAGAAGGAGAATTATTATTTAAAGTATGGAAATATTCTGTCTATGATAGTGGTGTTTTTTCTGCTGTAAAAATGATAGGAAGAATTATTTTACTTTTAATTTTTTCATCTCTATTGACTTTGACAACTAAACCTTTGGATATTGCCTTAGCCTTAGAAACTCTATTGAGTCCTCTAAAAAAAATAGGGCTACCTATTCAAGATTTCTCTATTATGCTTAGTATCACTTTAAGATTTATTCCCACTATTTTACAGGAATTCAATACTATTAAAATGGCACAACAAGCAAGGGGAGGTAATTTTGAAACTAGGAATCCCTTCAAAAAATTGTCTCAATATAGCTTAATTTTACTTCCACTTTTGATATCTGTTATAAAAAAAGTGGATAATTTAACTTTAGCTATGGAAGCTAGAGCCTTTCATTGTGGTTTAGAAAGAACTAACTTCCATAGATTAAAATTTCAAAAAATAGATTATTTAGCTTTTATTATTCTATTTTCTATAATAATATTCTTATTTTTTTACCAATAG
- the prmA gene encoding 50S ribosomal protein L11 methyltransferase yields MKVLEAKVIYESDNIEKYKKIISDIFYDFGVTGLKIEEPLLNKDPLNFYRDEKQFLLSENSVSAYFPLNIYSEKRKKVLEETFKEKFSEDEEIVYNLDFYEYDEEDYQNSWKKYLFVEKVSEKFVVKPTWREYEKQDDELVIELDPGRAFGTGSHPTTSLLLKLMEEQDFTNKTIIDIGTGSGILMIAGKLLGAGEVYGTDVDEFSMEVAKENLLLNNISLDEVKLLKGNLLEVIENKKFDIVVCNILADVLIKLLDEIKYILKEDSIVLFSGIIEDKLAEVISKAESVGLEVAEIKEDKEWRSCHLLVKK; encoded by the coding sequence ATGAAGGTTTTAGAAGCTAAAGTTATATATGAAAGTGACAATATAGAAAAATACAAGAAAATAATTTCAGATATTTTCTATGATTTTGGAGTTACAGGTCTAAAGATAGAGGAACCTCTTTTAAATAAAGATCCTTTAAATTTCTATAGAGATGAAAAACAATTTTTGTTATCTGAAAATTCTGTATCGGCATATTTTCCTTTGAATATCTATTCAGAGAAAAGAAAAAAAGTTCTAGAAGAAACTTTTAAAGAAAAATTTTCAGAAGATGAAGAAATAGTCTATAACTTAGATTTTTATGAATATGATGAAGAGGATTATCAAAATAGTTGGAAGAAATATTTATTTGTTGAAAAAGTCAGTGAAAAATTTGTAGTAAAACCAACTTGGAGAGAATATGAAAAACAAGATGATGAATTAGTTATAGAGCTTGATCCAGGAAGAGCCTTTGGAACAGGTTCACATCCTACAACTTCACTTCTATTGAAATTAATGGAAGAACAAGATTTTACTAATAAAACAATAATAGATATAGGGACAGGTTCAGGTATACTTATGATAGCAGGGAAACTATTAGGAGCAGGAGAAGTATATGGAACAGATGTAGATGAATTTTCTATGGAAGTTGCTAAGGAAAATTTACTTTTAAATAATATTTCTTTAGATGAAGTAAAACTTTTAAAAGGAAACTTACTTGAAGTTATAGAAAATAAGAAGTTTGACATAGTAGTATGTAATATTTTAGCTGATGTCTTAATTAAATTACTAGATGAAATAAAATATATCTTGAAAGAGGATTCAATAGTTCTTTTCTCAGGAATAATAGAAGACAAGTTAGCAGAAGTTATCTCTAAAGCAGAGTCAGTAGGGCTTGAAGTTGCAGAGATAAAAGAAGATAAAGAATGGAGAAGTTGTCATCTATTGGTAAAAAAATAA
- a CDS encoding TIGR00282 family metallophosphoesterase, translated as MKVLIVGDVVGRPGRNTLQAFLEKYKEDYDFVIVNGENSAAGFGITVKIADEFLSWGTDVISGGNHSWDKKEIYEYLDNSDRMVRPANYPSEVPGRGYTILEDKNGNKIALISLQGRVFMSAVDCPFRTAKKLIEEISKTTKNIIIDIHAEATSEKIALGKYLDGEVSLVYGTHTHVQTADERILANGSGYISDVGMTGSQNGVIGTNAETIIKKFLTSLPQKFEVAEGEEQLLGIEVEIDEKTGKCKKIKRINWSENEGFRS; from the coding sequence ATGAAAGTATTAATAGTAGGAGATGTAGTAGGAAGACCTGGGAGAAACACTTTACAGGCATTTTTAGAGAAGTATAAAGAAGATTATGATTTTGTGATAGTAAATGGAGAAAATTCAGCAGCAGGTTTTGGTATAACAGTGAAAATTGCAGATGAATTCTTATCTTGGGGAACAGATGTTATAAGTGGTGGAAATCATAGTTGGGATAAAAAAGAAATCTATGAGTACTTAGATAATTCAGATAGAATGGTAAGACCAGCTAACTATCCATCAGAAGTTCCAGGAAGAGGTTATACTATCTTAGAGGATAAAAATGGAAATAAGATAGCTTTAATCTCTTTACAAGGAAGAGTATTTATGTCAGCTGTTGACTGTCCTTTTAGAACAGCAAAGAAACTAATTGAAGAAATTTCAAAGACAACAAAGAATATAATAATAGATATTCATGCAGAAGCAACTTCAGAGAAAATAGCCTTGGGAAAATATTTAGATGGTGAGGTATCATTGGTTTACGGTACTCATACCCATGTACAAACAGCTGATGAAAGAATACTTGCTAATGGAAGTGGATATATTTCAGATGTAGGAATGACAGGTTCTCAAAATGGAGTTATAGGAACAAATGCTGAAACTATAATAAAGAAATTTTTAACTTCTTTACCTCAAAAGTTTGAAGTTGCAGAAGGAGAGGAACAACTTTTAGGAATAGAAGTTGAAATTGATGAAAAGACAGGAAAATGTAAAAAAATAAAAAGAATAAATTGGAGTGAAAATGAAGGTTTTAGAAGCTAA
- a CDS encoding tetratricopeptide repeat protein, with translation MKDDLIKFINELEREREYQKIITMIEALSDEDKNSKIKLSLAKAYSHINEFDKTIEILESIKASESNTSIWNYCMGHSYYYLDNPSEAERYLLKALEINPEDKPSNFLLALLYHELGDIEEPEEAIHYLNKSLEYFNVYSKLDAEEDITEDLISIEQKLAWNYDKLRNHKEAEIHLRKAISLGDNEEWVFSQLAYNLRSQERYEEALENYQKVIELGRKDTWVYSEIAWTYFLIKKPQLALDYMKKAKEISPVKIDLVLTTRMASILLALAEHKEAIKMMEEVISKEEYKNDINLLSNLAYIYIDLKDYESALIYLQRLKELGRNDEWLNKNLILVYSKLENIN, from the coding sequence ATGAAAGATGATTTAATAAAATTCATAAATGAATTGGAAAGAGAAAGAGAGTATCAAAAGATAATAACTATGATTGAAGCTCTTTCTGATGAAGATAAAAACTCAAAAATTAAACTAAGTCTTGCTAAGGCCTATAGTCATATAAATGAATTTGATAAAACAATAGAAATTTTAGAAAGTATTAAAGCCAGTGAAAGCAATACTTCTATATGGAACTATTGTATGGGACATTCATATTACTATTTAGATAATCCTTCTGAGGCTGAGAGATACCTTTTAAAAGCATTGGAGATTAATCCTGAGGATAAGCCTAGCAATTTTCTTTTAGCTCTGTTATATCATGAATTAGGAGACATAGAAGAACCTGAAGAGGCTATTCACTACCTTAATAAAAGTCTAGAGTATTTTAATGTTTACTCAAAATTAGATGCTGAAGAAGATATCACTGAAGATTTAATTTCTATAGAACAAAAGCTAGCTTGGAACTATGACAAACTTAGAAACCATAAGGAAGCTGAAATACATCTTCGTAAGGCAATCTCACTGGGAGATAATGAAGAATGGGTTTTCTCCCAACTGGCATATAATTTAAGATCTCAAGAAAGATATGAAGAAGCCTTAGAAAATTATCAAAAGGTTATTGAACTTGGAAGAAAAGATACTTGGGTATATTCTGAAATAGCTTGGACATACTTTTTAATTAAAAAGCCTCAACTAGCTTTAGATTATATGAAAAAGGCTAAGGAAATATCACCTGTGAAAATAGATTTAGTCCTTACTACAAGAATGGCATCTATACTTCTTGCTTTAGCTGAACACAAAGAAGCTATTAAAATGATGGAAGAAGTTATTTCTAAGGAAGAATATAAGAATGATATAAATTTATTATCAAATTTAGCTTACATTTATATTGACTTGAAAGATTATGAGTCTGCTTTAATCTATCTACAAAGATTAAAAGAGCTTGGTAGAAATGATGAATGGCTAAATAAAAACTTAATTTTAGTTTATTCTAAATTAGAAAACATTAATTGA
- a CDS encoding type II toxin-antitoxin system HicA family toxin — protein sequence MTTCLIRVIIILRWSNELKRPNEITQKDGWYLDRVNGSHYHFKHKSKKGLVTVPHPRKDLPLKTVESIFRQAGL from the coding sequence TTGACTACGTGTTTAATACGTGTTATAATTATTCTGAGGTGGTCTAATGAGCTCAAAAGACCTAATGAAATTACTCAAAAAGATGGTTGGTATCTTGATAGAGTAAATGGAAGTCATTATCATTTTAAGCATAAAAGCAAGAAAGGTTTAGTGACGGTTCCACATCCTAGAAAAGATTTACCTTTGAAAACTGTTGAGAGTATTTTCAGGCAAGCAGGGCTTTAA